In Poecilia reticulata strain Guanapo linkage group LG17, Guppy_female_1.0+MT, whole genome shotgun sequence, the following proteins share a genomic window:
- the calr3b gene encoding calreticulin 3b codes for MQLSGLVVVIFAVYCAHAKVYFREEFLDGDEWRSRWVNSKHKSDYGEWKLTAGNFYGDAEKDKGLQTSQDARFYAVSASFDPFSNEGKPLVIQFTVKHEQKIDCGGGYVKVFPADLEQTELHGESSYYIMFGPDICGYSTKKVHVIFNYKGKNHLIKKEIKCKDDELTHLYTLILNPDQTYEVKIDNEKVESGSLEEDWDFLPPKKIKDPEAKKPEDWDDRPKIDDADDTKPEDWDKPENIPDPDAKKPEDWDEDMDGEWEPPMIPNPEYKGEWKPKQIDNPNYKGAWVHPEIDNPDYSPDSTIYKFDNIGVLGLDLWQVKSGTIFDNFVIADDVKEAEEIGKETWGVTKEPEKKMKQEQDEVKRKEEEEKNKEQATEGDEDDDDDDEVEEDEEEDDDAKDETLTENEDDESKPKDEL; via the exons atgcagctttcaGGTTTAGTTGTGGTAATATTTGCAGTCTACTGCGCTCACGCCAAGGTTTATTTTCGGGAGGAGTTTCTGGACGGTG ATGAATGGAGAAGTCGCTGGGTGAACTCCAAGCAYAAGTCTGACTATGGAGAGTGGAAACTGACTGCTGGAAACTTCTATGGAGatgctgaaaaagacaaag gtCTGCAGACGAGCCAAGACGCCCGCTTCTACGCCGTCTCTGCCAGCTTCGACCCGTTCAGCAACGAGGGGAAGCCTTTGGTCATTCAGTTTACGGTCAAGCATGAGCAGAAGATCGACTGCGGTGGCGGCTACGTGAAGGTCTTCCCCGCTGACTTGGAGCAGACCGAATTGCACGGGGAATCCTCATACTACATCatgtttg GCCCTGACATCTGTGGCTACAGCACCAAGAAAGTCCACGTCATCTTTAACTACAAGGGCAAGAATCACCTGATCAAGAAAGAGATTAAGTGCAag GATGATGAGCTGACCCACCTGTATACACTGATCCTGAACCCAGATCAGACCTACGAGGTGAAGATCGACAACGAGAAGGTGGAATCTGgcagtctggaggaagactgggacTTCCTGCCTCCCAAGAAAATTAAGGATCCCGAAGCCAAGAAACCAGAAGACTGGGATGACCGCCCCAAGATCGACGATGCCGATGACACAAAACCCGAG gaCTGGGATAAACCTGAAAACATTCCTGATCCTGATGCTAAGAAGCCTGAAGACTGGGATGAAGACATGGATGGAGAATGGGAGCCACCGATGATCCCCAACCCAGAGTACAAA ggagAGTGGAAACCCAAACAGATCGACAACCCCAACTACAAGGGAGCCTGGGTCCATCCTGAAATTGACAATCCCGACTACAGTCCCGACTCCACCATCTACAAGTTTGACAACATCGGCGTTCTTGGCCTTGACCTTTGGCAG GTGAAATCTGGTACGATCTTTGACAACTTTGTGATCGCCGACGACGTGAAGGAAGCTGAAGAAATCGGGAAGGAGACGTGGGGCGTGACGAAG GAACCGgagaagaaaatgaagcaaGAGCAGGATGAGGTGAAAcgaaaagaggaagaggagaagaacaAAGAGCAAGCCACTGAGGGCGATGAAGACGACGATGATGACGACGAGGTGGAagaggacgaagaggaggatgaCGATGCAAAGGACGAGACTCTTACAGAAAATGAAGACGACGAGTCAAAGCCCAAAGATGAGCTTTGA